taaatttatatttaaatatatatatatttatatttaaatatatatatatttttaataaatggcTGTTGATGTGTTTACTGGGTGTGCGGGATGTAAACCAAGGAAAAGACGGTCGTGTTAATCCAGGCCAGGAAGTGTTTACTGCTCCATTATCAAAGTCCCATTCTTTGGATTTTAAATCTAATTTGAGTGTTTTTCAGGGTATTCCCCTCGTGCTTTTCTTAGAAAAGTAATGTTCCAGTATCTCTTGTTTAGACGACCCAGTGCGCCCTCTCAATGAGTTTGTTCTGCTAAATCAGGACTCCTGATGGGTGAAGTTGTTTTTGCTCATAGGCACATCTGACGTGGAATAACTGGCTATTAAGAACTGATTGTTGAGATCTGACTGATGCTGAAACGCGTTGTGACTCACGCGTTGTTTTATATGTCGATTTTGATCCCAAGTAGTTGAGATTAATTTTGTTTACTGTGAGTTTCTAGCTATTAAAAGAAGCGTTTCTTTAAAGTATTATTCCCTATGTGCTGCTGACTCTGCATGTTTCACACACGTCggacatttacacaaaaaaatCAAACGTTAACTGAAGTTACCGTGTAACAAAAATGCATCATTGTTGCCTCCAAACAACCCGACTCCGTGCTACAATGACacaaaactacacacacacacacacacacacacactcgtttcATCTCATTCTGCTcgttcttattttttttaccgCACACACTCTCGCTCCAACTTTAACCTGTGGATCTTGTCCGATTTAGATATTGATTAGCTTGTTCactattttttatgtttttataggATAGTCCTTATCAGTGGCAGAAGATCCTTCTATAGTGTATTTTCTGTCCTGCCCTATCGAGATTGTAGCCAAGCAGGGTATGTATCCTACAGCACGCCGAACTTATTAACCTCCTCCAGCCTGTGctccttctttcccttttttgttttctcatctctctctctctctcttttctgtggaCGTACTCTCTCCTCTGACTGGTGCATACATTGCTACGGGCTGGTTTTTGGTGGATGcatttaaaccattttaaaggtttgattaataaataaacagcgggcttaaaatgattaatttcaTTCATTGTTGCCCAGTGCTTGTTGCTTGTATTTTGCTTTTCCCATAATGGCTCCCATGGCTTTTAGCCACTCTTTCCCTTGTTTTTGTGTTCAAGTCAACCCATTTTTTGTCTGTTGCAACTGTCGCTGGCTTTTTAGCATTTAAGACTCTTTTTCCGGCGGGGTTCTTGTCCTTAGATTTGGAAACTTTACCTCCCTAATGTATTGCATGTGTTTTTCCACCGGTTTAATCATCCACAAGGCCGGCCGACTGGAGTTCATGACGGCTTCCGAGAAGAcatttttgtttcatctttGCCTTGTTTAAAGGTCTCCTCTTCTTGGTGCTATATGAAAAACATGTCCATGTAATGGAAACCCACCTGGCTTTTcaggtaccccccccccccagtcacaGGAAGCGAAAGAGAAAAGGAATACAATGCACAGCAATACAAGCTTCACACCTGAGTGAAGAGTATAAAAGGctcaatccctttttttttgtggaatttCCAAAGCCAGCCAGCCAATCAGTGCGAGGTCAAAGGGTCAATAAACCCCCAGGGATATCCAATTAAAATGCTCATTGCTGCAGAATTGACTGTTTACAGTTAGACTTTGATTTCTCTCTCTATTTGAAAATATTAACTCCCCCATCTCGGCCTGTTTCACATGAAACTGCAGCAATAAGATGGCTACAGTTATATCGTTGTATTTATTAGTTTCAgttagaaaaacaacatttaagtCAAGCCTGCTGCCGTATACATGCAATAATGATCCCGATCATACTAAAAGACTATTTGATTGGACGTCTGTTTAGGGGGCGTCGCTGTCTCGTTCTGGTTCTCCAATGCCGCTGGGGGTCAACTGTGGCTTTAGGgttagacatgaacatgaacctgtagggttaggggttagacatgaacatgaaccttTAGGGTTGGGTGTTAGACATGAACCtgtagggttaggggttagacatgaacatgaaccttTAGGGTTGGGTGTTAGACATGAACCtgtagggttaggggttagacatgaacatgaaccttTAGGGTTGAAGGTTAGACATGAACCtgtagggttaggggttagacatgaacatgaaccttTAGGGGTAGGAACACCTAGGGTCAGGGGTTAGACCTGAAACTAGGGGTAGGGTTAAGGGTTAGACATGAATATGAACCTTTAGGGGTAGGAACACCTAGGgttagacatgaacatgaaccttTAGGGTCAGGGGTTAGACCTGAAACTAGGGGTAGGGTTAAGGGTTAGACATGAATATGAACCTTTAGGGGTAGGAACACCTAGGgttagacatgaacatgaacctttagggttaggggttagacatgaacatgaacctttagggttaggggttagacatgaacatgaacctttagggttaggggttagacatgaacatgaaccttTAGGGGTAGGAAAACCTAGGGTAAGGGGTTAGACATGAACCTTTAGGGGTAGGGTTAGGGGCTACACATGACCATGAACCGTTAGGGTTAGGGGATAGACATGAAGATTAACCTTTAGGGTTAGGAACACCTAGGGTTAGGGGTGAAActagggttagaggttagacATGAACATTAACCTTTAGGGTTAGGGATGAAACTATGGTAAGGGgttagacatgaacatgaacctttagggttaggggttagacaTGAAACTTTAGGGTTAGGGATTAGACATGAAACTTTAGGGTTAGGGATTAGACATGAAACTTTAGGGTTAGGGAttagacatgaacatgaacatttagggttaggggttagacatgaacatgaaccttTAGGGTTAGGGAttagacatgaacatgaaccttTAGGGGTAGGAACACCTAGGGTCAGGGGTTAGACCTGAAACTAGGggtagggttaggggttagacatgaacatgaaccttTAGGGTTGAAGGTTAGACATGAACCtgtagggttaggggttagacatgaacatgaacctttagggttaggggttagacaTGAACATGACTCGTTAGGGTTAGGAGatagacatgaacatgaacctttagggttaggggttagacatgaacatgaaccttTAGGGGTAGGAACACCTAGGTTTAGGGTAAGGGGTTAGACCTGAaactagggttaggggttagacatgaacatgaaccttTAGGGGTAGGAACACTTAGGGCTATGGTTTCATGCTGGCTTGACTTGTAATAATATTCCAAGTCAATCAAGCCAACATGAACTTTTGCAGACTAAAAGTCTATTTGATTGGACATGGGTTTACGGGGGCGTCGCTGTCTCGTGACACATAGATGGTTCCGGCTTCAAATCCctctggggggggtggggggggtcaaCTGTGGCTTTTCTGTGCAGactttgcatgttctccctgtgtttGCATGGgttgcatccccccccccccccccccccccatatgctTCAGTGTCTCCGGCCCTAAAAGGACGTGCATGTTGGGTCGTGCTCCCTGGCGTTGCATTGTGGTCACAGTTGACCTCCGATGTAAACAATCAGATGGGTTCAATGCAAAAGGAGATCTGGGATTAATATAGTCATATGTACTGATGCTAATGAGGTTAGTGTAACGGAGTGAAGCTCAGGGAAAAGACTGCAAAGGGGAAATATTAAGTCAATCAAGCCAACTTGAAACTGGTTATACGAGCCGTAAAGTATTCGGTAGTAAAGTAGCCCCCCCGGGGTTCAAGATTCTTTTAGTCGTGTTAATATTTATTGCTTTGTGTGCTAGATTTAGAAACATTTGGCAGAGCGCTCAGATTACAGCACGACTAACACCCAGACGTGTGAAGCCAGCGGTTCCTGTCCGTGCATGTTCACGAAGCAACGTCGGCTTTTCTTCTATCCTTCCCTTCATTTCTCCTCACTCTCGGCAGGCTGAAAgcgcatctttttttcttcttttttttagaaagcTTTCCGCCTCTTCTTATTGCTATTTTTTATCTCCACTGCTCTGGGAGCTGCCCGGGGATCTCCGTGTCTTTTGATGCGTCCGTCAACGACGTGTCCCGATGTGCCCGATTTGCCAAATAACACTGTTTGCTTTCTATCAGATTAGCCACCACGTACCATCACGACGCTTTGGGACGGTCATGTGAGGGGAAGATAacggaggaagtagaagaacgaGAGGCAGTGTCTGATGATTATAGTGCCAAATGAAACCACTTTGTAATTATCGGGCTAAGTTaatgttacacaaacacaagtggaCACTTGGCTGCCTTTTTGCATTCCATGTTTATTTTACAACAACAATTTTATGTTGAATTTCTTGAAATAATGTTGAGTCTTCAGCCTCCAATGCCATAATGAATAACTGACACCAGAGTGTGAATAACGTGCAGGTGTATAACCTCTACTGGCAGTAACTAATGTCTACTTTAATTAGTATATCTATGTAGTTTGCTGCTATGAAAGACTTGATGGGCACATTGTATTGTGCATGTGATTGACCCAGTCTACTGTACATTCTCAGCAGCAGGCATTAAATGCAGAAATAATTGGCCCATACGAAGTGTGTGCGTTCGAGGGCTCTCCACTGTTTGCTCCACTGACACACTTTAGTCTCCGGCAGCTTTTTCTACTTCAGAAGAACATTTGACCTCCTTGCAGATCTCCCACAGCAGTATGGAGGAGTTTCAGGCCTTTGGCGAGGCCCTAACCCAGCAGCTGAGTCTGAAGAGACCGGCCTGCTAGAAAGAAACTGTACCcgccctccatccttcctcccaAGGGTGCTCTTTATTTCTGATTGCCCTCCGATGCACCCAAAGGCGGGCAATTACAGAAACTAGACCAGCCGATGAGTGCAGGTCGATACAGGGCCTCTCTGTGAGGTAGGGGTAGGGAGGCGAGTTAGAACCAGGCCTGAGCAAGAAGGTTAAGGAAAGGGATGGtgagaggaagctggaggaagGTTTGCATGCAGGCTCTGACGGTCTTGTGTCCAATAGGGAGGTCAAGCTGGAAGGAGGAGGTCGTCAGCGGCACCCGTCGGGCAGCGTCAGTGCCAAGGAGATGGTGATCGGGCTGGAGGGAGTGGAGTTGGGAGCTGATGGAAAGGTGAGACGCCAGCAGAAAATATGCCGTGTGGGGAGGGGGAATATAGTCCTGTTTTAACAATGTTTTAAGACAATTTAccctgcatatatatatatttaataatattatatttattatatatatttgtattatatttaataatattattatatttattatatatatataaatatatatataaatatttattaaaaaaaaatatatataaatatataaatatttattttaagaatatatatatataaatatttataaaaaatatatatataatttgtatgATGTGTCCATAAGATTTTATTTACTCTCATTCAATGGTTTGTCATGTGTAATAATTGGTACTTTTGTTAGTTTTATTCAAAGTCACACTGAGGACACAGTTTTTAGCATATTTGAACCAAGCAATaggcttttttttgtcataacATGAAACCTCGCAATTAatcacattattaaaaaaaaactgcatttaatTTAGGAAAGCATGTTCCAGGCTCCTGTTATGTGCACGCTGACTCACTGGGACACTTTAAAACTGACACACCCTTAAAGTTGTTGCTCCATTGCCTTTATTTCTGGCGAGTGAAAGCGATAGATCACACCAGTTCAACCCGTTCAGTTCGATGGGAGGCCCAACTGCTTTCAGGCCGGTTATGAAACCACCTCCATAACCACATCTGTGTCTGCAGACCGTGTCCTACACCCAGTTCCTCTATCCCACTAACGTGCTGGGCGGTCGAAGGAACACCATCGACTCCACCTCGTCCTTCTCTCAGTCTCGCAACGCCAGCCACAGGAGCCTCAGCCTGGGCCGGGCCAACAGCAACCAGAGCAGCTtagacacaggtgtgtgtgtgtgtgtgtgtgtgtgtgtgtgtgtgtgtgtgtgtgtgtgtgtgtgtgtgtgtgtgtgtgtgtgcgtgttcattTCAAATGGTAACTCCTTCTTTTGTGTCCGTGGCAGGGAACGATTTGGGGGACTTCCGCGAGTACGACCCCAATCTGCTGGATGACCCCCAGTGGCCTTGTGGGAAGCACAAGAGAGTCCTCATCTTCCCCTCTTACATGGTGAGAAAacacgtcatcacaacaacaacaacaacaacaacaacagcaaaataTCTTTGAACCACCTTTTGTTGAAACGTCAATAACGACAATATCTCGCTATTGATGCTttttggaaaaaatatatatatataattttatttttattttttgtgctaCGTTTTTCCACCACAATTAAGACAACCGCACAGCGGGTTGTTAGTTTTAAATCAGCGAGGTCACGGGTCCAGACACTCTCCCACCTCATGGGACCTGAATGAATACACCGAGTGGATCCCAGACGAGTGGGCGGCAGATATTAAGTTGCTATAGTTGGCGTAACAAGTGTTTTTCATCGCAGCACTAACGCAACTTTTTTccaggaaaaaaataacaaatgcttcattcaaattaaaaattaaaaacctgACTGGACTCTCAcccccatttgttttttttgttaccgAGGCAGAACAACGAGGAAGTCAAGGCCAGAcgatgttgttttttcttctttttttcttcctcttcctccaaaTACAAAGCCGAGCGTCTCACAACAACGTCTATTGTGTTTTACTCTGGGAATGGAACCGGTACATTCTCATCATATCACCCATTTGAAACTATTTAGAAGACATGACTCACAGCAACAGCTAGTTGGGGATGATGATAGTTGTTTTTGTGACACTGTGAATATTATTTTGTGGTCGGTTTAGTGGCTTGTTTTGATTCGTATCCTTGTGGTAAAAACGTGCAATTTTAAGAAGTGGTTTTTTTTGATGTGGTGACATAAGTTGGTGTGAGACATTTCATCAATATTTACCCATAGTGTTGAAAAAAATTAGGATTTCTTtgaaaaaatgcacttttgaaaaatgctgcttaaaaaaaaatgcacttttgaaaaatgcttctttaaaaaaatgcacttttgaaaaatgctgctttaaaaaaattcacttttgaaaaatgctgctttaaaaaaatgcacaaatgcTGCTTTAGAAAAattcacttttgaaaaatgctgctttaaaaaaaatgctgcttGGCGTGTCTAACGGCGTTGCTATGTTCCTCGATCTTTAACGCTGGTGAATGTACAAAGAAAAGGATTCCTTTTGCTCTAGAAGGTCTTGAATGTAAGGATGTGGATTTAGCAAAGTGCTAGAAATGCACTTTGTTGTTATACGGCCTTAATGTGACTCACCTGGTACTCAAAGCATGTTCTAACAAACACTCAGAGTCCCTAATGGAAGCCTGACGAGAGGCTGATGAAGGCACGGGAAGCTTGGTCAGCAACCAAAAGGCTTTGTGTTCTccagatttgtcttttttctcatCCTTAACAAATCCATAAGAAACACCATAACCAAATATGTGCTCAATATATTTATTCTATCATTCATGTGCTGTCTGCAGGCCCGAGCCCAGAAACGCTCAGTCATTTGCTACAACAGCATCTGTAGTTGGTAAAGCcactatatataaaaaagaagaaaaaatatatatatataaaaatatatatatatattttgatatatttttattttttatatttatatatttatatatatatatatatatatattttatatatatactgtatatattttttgatatatatatatatatatattttttaatatatattttgatatatatatatatatatatatatatatatatatatatatcgatatatatagatatatatatattttttaaaaatatatattttgatatatatatatagatagatagatagatagatagatagatatatttttatatatatatatatagtggctTTACCAAGGGCTGTTTGTTGTGCCACTTGAAGGATGAGTCtggttttatatataaataaataatacaaaccaGACTCATGACACGACAAACAGCCCTTGGTAAAGCCGTGTTGTGAGACCGTGGAATCCAACACTAGTGTGAGGATCCAGTCACCCTGCCCAGTGCTGAACGTCTGGCCACTCTCACACCACCTCCTGGTTTTCCTTTTCAGACGACGGTCATCGAATACGTCAAACCCTCTGACCTCAAGAAGGACATGAACGAGACCTTCAAGGAGAAGTTCCCCCACATAAGGCTAACGCTGAGCAAGATCAGGAGGTAAAACCCACGGAACTGTGTCACATGAAGCGTGTCTGACCGCAAAGATGTcgtatttcttcttctttacccCCGACGTTTGTTATCCCGTTCTCTTTGCCTCCCCTGCAGCTTGAAGAGGGAGATAAAGAAGTTGGCCCAGGACGAATGTGGCTACGAGGAGCCGACGGTGGCCATGGCTTTCGTCTACTTCGAAAAACTCGTGCTCCACGGCAAACTCCACAAGCAGAACCGCAAACTCTGCGCCGGAGCGTGCGTCCTGCTGGCGGCCAAGATCGGTGGCGACCTCAAGAAGCACGAGGTCAAGCTCCTGATAGACGTAAGTTCGATGCCTCCGGTATACTTTGATGACGATTTGTGTCACAGTCGAACTCTCTGTGGATTCTTCTGACGAACCAGGACCTTGATTACCAGAgagggagatgtgtgtgtgtgtatatatatatatatatatattattttcagcAAACAAAAGCCTCCGACTCGTATCGCAGTTTAAGGTCTCAAGCCACACCTCAGCTAACTCTGATGACATTTTAGATCGCATTTCTCATTAAGAGAAAACGGATTTTAACGTGTAGAATGTGGAAAGCGTTAGAGTTTCAAACGTTCCCCCCTTTTAACTCTGAtttctgcaacaacaaaaaaaatacaaatccgTCCCATTTTTCTAGTTGGCTTGTAGATTTTCGGCGAGTTCGTCAAACATCCAATCGGGCTTCTCCTCGTGTCTAATGAGAAGCAATATGCAATGCAGGATCgcacatatatttattatttaatatcaacttttgtttttttatggcaGAAACTGGAAGAGAGGTTCCGAGTGAACCGCAGAGAGCTGATAGCCTTCGAGTTCCCGGTCCTGGTGGCGTTGGAGTTCAACCTGCACCTCCCCGAGCACGAGATCATGCCCCACTACAGACGCCTCCTGCAGACCTCCTAGCATTAGTGACCCATCAGGAGgaagacacccccccccccccccccaaaggctctcctcctgatcctctGCTTCCCCCCAGTCCCCATCcttccacccccctcccccgaggTACCGCCCGGCGTCTCTCTCTGAGACCTGAAATCAGCCAAAGGGACGAACACGTTTGACTTCTACGCTCATCATCACTAcacggaaaagaaaaaagaagagcgtTGAATCGTCTGCAAACAGGCGGTTTTTCTAGTTTGCATGTTTTTCAGTCTTCATCTTcactttgtacatttttatgGCTCTCTTGTTGATTaagagagcttctttttttgtttgttttgaaatctGATGGTGAACTTTTCATCTCAGTTAAAAAGCAACCAACGATTGTAACGTTTTTATCATCTCTTTTCATTAATCTATCtttttataacaaaaaaaaataaattattggtTGCCTCCGAATCTGGGGCTCGTTTTTTTTTGGCTGGACTTCCTCAGAGTGACTCATCTTTTCGCAAGTCATCTTTTAAAAAGTGCACTTTTTGATTATTGGGGGGACGGTTTTAATACGCTAACCCCTGAAAAATAAGCTGTGTTCATAAACACCACAATCATTACCATTTGGATTTTCTCTCTTTATGGTATATTCACAGTTTCTAGCCACAACTATCCGCATGCAAAGTATTGATTGTTTGCATTCAGGTGCTTGCAGACAAAATGGGACTTCCTATTTTCACTGAAGTATTCCATACATTTTTCTACCAGTCGAATGCTTGCTATGGATTTACAGAGACCAGACCCACTTTTATCAATGTCAGATTTCCTGTGCTCTATGTTAGAGTGTATTGCGAGCACGTTTACGGTGCTGTAACGGGGTCAAGGAGGTATTTTAGAGGTGTTTGTGAGTGCAGAAATGCCATAAAACCCTGATCAGGATTAGCAGCAGGGTGCGCCAGTATTGAGGGGAACATGTCCGGATTATGAGCCCGTCACTGCAGGCTTCAGGGACACTTTATCtgacctgacctctgacctctaagGAGAAGTCAAATCTAAACGAGATCCCAACGGATCCATGACGGAtcaaaacatttgcatttaacCTGAATCGGCAAAATTtgtcgtttgaaaaaaaaaatgttaaactgaAAATTGACGACCAATGTGaccaatttaaaagaaatatatatatataataataataataaattggcGTGTATCGCAacttgattttcttcttttttataatCTTGATATTGTCTCTCACAATACCACAGAGTATTGAAAAAAGGTATTTAATGCTGTTCCGAGTATTGCTGATATTTTAGTTGACGGGATCACAACGTTAAAACCAAATTgttgaagaataaaaaaaaaaaaagcaagagtTGTGCTGATTTTAAGGTGGAAAGATTACCGCTCTTATTTCTGTTTGCAAGCCCAAAGATTTCGCTATAAGATGCTCACTGAAGACTCATGGACACTTATTacctgtgtttatgtatgtaaataaattGCTTTGCTTGTTCAATCAAAACAAGACTCTgaccttttattttttgctcCTCCCGACTGCACACGGCCTCTAAAATTCACCTTAAAGCCGATAAAAACTGTTGCTCTTGAACGTTACTTACAGTAAAGAGTTGAAAAGCTCTTTCTGGTGGATCGTTTGAAGCCTGTTTGACCTCTGAACCGGGTGTGGTTAGAAATGAAACCACGCccatcagtgatgtcacagtgcgCATCACCGTATCTACATTTCAGCCACGTGGGATTTTACTGATTTTTATAAGAAATTCCATAAAAAtacctcgttttttttttttttttttaaagtttaaaagtgTAGTAGTGTTTGTCCACTTCCACGTGTGTTTCGAAACAAACACGGGCAGCATTTCACCTTTACTACTGAATCCATACAACCTACCTACATTTACATTAATCAattatacaaaaagaaaattatgaattatgCAATATTCCcaaaaaactgtattttctcCAAACTCCCCAAAGATATCTCTAACGGCCGCATCGtgaacatgaatacatttttactaCATGCTAGCACATGCAGACATGTCACATGTATACATGGGCTGCAAGTATCTGCACAATATTCCACATTCTTT
This Cyclopterus lumpus isolate fCycLum1 chromosome 17, fCycLum1.pri, whole genome shotgun sequence DNA region includes the following protein-coding sequences:
- the cables1 gene encoding CDK5 and ABL1 enzyme substrate 1 isoform X5, giving the protein MRQHDIRNGRIVLISGRRSFYSVFSVLPYRDCSQAGEVKLEGGGRQRHPSGSVSAKEMVIGLEGVELGADGKTVSYTQFLYPTNVLGGRRNTIDSTSSFSQSRNASHRSLSLGRANSNQSSLDTGNDLGDFREYDPNLLDDPQWPCGKHKRVLIFPSYMTTVIEYVKPSDLKKDMNETFKEKFPHIRLTLSKIRSLKREIKKLAQDECGYEEPTVAMAFVYFEKLVLHGKLHKQNRKLCAGACVLLAAKIGGDLKKHEVKLLIDKLEERFRVNRRELIAFEFPVLVALEFNLHLPEHEIMPHYRRLLQTS
- the cables1 gene encoding CDK5 and ABL1 enzyme substrate 1 isoform X4, producing the protein MHPVCTPQCVLRTRETGTVMTGIIRIALAVFSTENPRNMAFLYCLKRRRLISQRSSLETLEDIEENAPLRRCRTLSGSPRPKSFKKIHFIKSMRQHDIRNGRIVLISGRRSFYSVFSVLPYRDCSQAGEVKLEGGGRQRHPSGSVSAKEMVIGLEGVELGADGKTVSYTQFLYPTNVLGGRRNTIDSTSSFSQSRNASHRSLSLGRANSNQSSLDTGNDLGDFREYDPNLLDDPQWPCGKHKRVLIFPSYMTTVIEYVKPSDLKKDMNETFKEKFPHIRLTLSKIRSLKREIKKLAQDECGYEEPTVAMAFVYFEKLVLHGKLHKQNRKLCAGACVLLAAKIGGDLKKHEVKLLIDKLEERFRVNRRELIAFEFPVLVALEFNLHLPEHEIMPHYRRLLQTS
- the cables1 gene encoding CDK5 and ABL1 enzyme substrate 1 isoform X3 codes for the protein MRQQKFVAGKTSCACYYVMLCVCVCVCVCVCVCVCVCHILFGYEVDCCSLRSRLASSQDYCVLRTRETGTVMTGIIRIALAVFSTENPRNMAFLYCLKRRRLISQRSSLETLEDIEENAPLRRCRTLSGSPRPKSFKKIHFIKSMRQHDIRNGRIVLISGRRSFYSVFSVLPYRDCSQAGEVKLEGGGRQRHPSGSVSAKEMVIGLEGVELGADGKTVSYTQFLYPTNVLGGRRNTIDSTSSFSQSRNASHRSLSLGRANSNQSSLDTGNDLGDFREYDPNLLDDPQWPCGKHKRVLIFPSYMTTVIEYVKPSDLKKDMNETFKEKFPHIRLTLSKIRSLKREIKKLAQDECGYEEPTVAMAFVYFEKLVLHGKLHKQNRKLCAGACVLLAAKIGGDLKKHEVKLLIDKLEERFRVNRRELIAFEFPVLVALEFNLHLPEHEIMPHYRRLLQTS
- the cables1 gene encoding CDK5 and ABL1 enzyme substrate 1 isoform X1, with the protein product MAAATSSNASTLQIKHSGIEHTRKRIDPRRRQAALSFLSNISLDGRPVQDDADPRNPEEEEEEDSPEARTRRSLVSPERRSAYGAAGAAAATAAAAAAAAAATTAAQALAFANQALLASSRAGFRTGLAAGADAEGDAFSPPTFGSPFSAVPAATRGRLQTYTQGVPPAAYCRLPPQSYSLEGAPVANSAIELQRSRRRLISQRSSLETLEDIEENAPLRRCRTLSGSPRPKSFKKIHFIKSMRQHDIRNGRIVLISGRRSFYSVFSVLPYRDCSQAGEVKLEGGGRQRHPSGSVSAKEMVIGLEGVELGADGKTVSYTQFLYPTNVLGGRRNTIDSTSSFSQSRNASHRSLSLGRANSNQSSLDTGNDLGDFREYDPNLLDDPQWPCGKHKRVLIFPSYMTTVIEYVKPSDLKKDMNETFKEKFPHIRLTLSKIRSLKREIKKLAQDECGYEEPTVAMAFVYFEKLVLHGKLHKQNRKLCAGACVLLAAKIGGDLKKHEVKLLIDKLEERFRVNRRELIAFEFPVLVALEFNLHLPEHEIMPHYRRLLQTS
- the cables1 gene encoding CDK5 and ABL1 enzyme substrate 1 isoform X2 is translated as MAAATSSNASTLQIKHSGIEHTRKRIDPRRRQAALSFLSNISLDGRPVQDDADPRNPEEEEEEDSPEARTRRSLVSPERRSAYGAAGAAAATAAAAAAAAAATTAAQALAFANQALLASSRAGFRTGLAAGADAEGDAFSPPTFGSPFSAVPAATRGRLQTYTQGVPPAAYCRLPPQSYSLEGAPVANSAIELQRSRCRTLSGSPRPKSFKKIHFIKSMRQHDIRNGREVKLEGGGRQRHPSGSVSAKEMVIGLEGVELGADGKTVSYTQFLYPTNVLGGRRNTIDSTSSFSQSRNASHRSLSLGRANSNQSSLDTGNDLGDFREYDPNLLDDPQWPCGKHKRVLIFPSYMTTVIEYVKPSDLKKDMNETFKEKFPHIRLTLSKIRSLKREIKKLAQDECGYEEPTVAMAFVYFEKLVLHGKLHKQNRKLCAGACVLLAAKIGGDLKKHEVKLLIDKLEERFRVNRRELIAFEFPVLVALEFNLHLPEHEIMPHYRRLLQTS